The Aspergillus luchuensis IFO 4308 DNA, chromosome 7, nearly complete sequence genome has a segment encoding these proteins:
- the STE11 gene encoding STE11 family mitogen-activated protein kinase kinase kinase (COG:T;~EggNog:ENOG410PG4H;~InterPro:IPR017441,IPR008271,IPR000159,IPR001660, IPR000719,IPR029458,IPR011009,IPR013761;~PFAM:PF07647,PF00069,PF07714,PF00536,PF14847, PF00788;~go_function: GO:0004672 - protein kinase activity [Evidence IEA];~go_function: GO:0005515 - protein binding [Evidence IEA];~go_function: GO:0005524 - ATP binding [Evidence IEA];~go_process: GO:0006468 - protein phosphorylation [Evidence IEA];~go_process: GO:0007165 - signal transduction [Evidence IEA]), with protein sequence MLAKATYNPLGVSATQTPTTSYYTGSSQKPTAIGDSQKGMMFTSPTESSFSDAYDGLDAVRSWDEKQVIAWLHSINCGQYEALFKANNFNGNNLIECDQKILQEMGIKKIGDRVRIFVAIKQLRNKSVLNGKSRNLNQLATLEAVSYTNTSSDPSRPSNLRQTSTTRRSSRAAETNALNYSANRPSSRPESPLRPQQYVANSPMEMGRMEQGQSYFSHPSSGSSMTSRKPGTPSERTGSHLRQNPSLDGLTMGQLPMNSPVIRVIYTGGQTKMLDIKHCKTADEVVLCVLKKLQLPEHQYRNYCFYVMDGLEPNAANCRRLTDQELMEVCESTHRSERGRLILRKIHAGEPDPDELRRASQLAVDESQLAHMNALSSSNVRNQLKIQQLTGEPWHNIRQPMSPVSSRHNQTPSEHDMRPPMNVERQVGKLRSFFGARPPSEMIIHEITSYFPSHQREEIEKTMRMSVRRSQRLSRAASRLSVVSNTSYASSLRDAPPIPSIADTWLNAGPQTARGQRPLSVSKFNLPSATYRDSIASSSLQPLQEESPIEPNRKSYVSFDSGSDDPTTSRQSLVDENASVAATDGGSLNERLSILVAEDGEEEDDGLNDFLAGNNFAPKNWMKGSLIGEGSFGSVFLALHAITGELMAVKQVEIPSATKGTEFDKRKNSMVTALKHEIELLQGFHHPNIVQYLGTAADDQYLNIFLEYVPGGSIATMLKQYNTFQEPLIKNFVRQILAGLSYLHSRDIIHRDIKGANILVDNKGGIKISDFGISKRVEASTLLGARASGGGGHAHRVSMQGSVYWMAPEVVQQTIHTKKADIWSLGCLVVEMFTGAHPFPSCSQLQAIYAIGKEKARPPAPEHASDEAVAFLDMTFQVDYEKRPSADELLKCQFLASPLA encoded by the exons ATGCTTGCTAAAGCAACCTACAACCCGTTGGGTGTGTCTGCAACCCAGACCCCTACGACCTCCTACTACACTGGGTCCTCGCAGAAGCCCACCGCGATTGGAGATTCACAGAAGGGGATGATGTTCACCAGTCCTACCGAGTCAAGCTTTTCTGACGCGTATGACGGGCTTGATGCTGTCCG ATCTTGGGATGAGAAGCAGGTTATTGCCTGGCTTCACAGCATAAACTGCGGCCAATACGAGGCCCTGTTCAAAG CGAACAACTTTAATGGTAATAACCTCATCGAATGTGATCAGAAAATCCTGCAGGAGATGGGTATCAAAAAAATCGGCGATCGTGTGCGGATATTCGTTGCCATCAAGCAGCTCAGAAACAAGTCGGTCCTCAACGGCAAGTCGAGGAACTTG AATCAACTGGCTACGCTGGAAGCCGTATCTTACACAAACACTTCATCGGACCCATCACGTCCCTCCAATCTCCGGCAGACTTCCACAACTCGCCGCTCGTCTCGAGCAGCCGAGACTAATGCTCTCAACTATTCCGCTAACAGGCCGTCCTCGCGGCCTGAATCGCCTCTGCGTCCTCAGCAGTATGTCGCTAATAGCCCGATGGAAATGGGGCGTATGGAACAGGGGCAAAGCTACTTCAGCCATCCGTCCTCCGGTAGCTCGATGACCAGCCGAAAGCCAGGAACGCCCAGCGAACGAACTGGATCGCATTTGAGGCAAAACCCTAGTTTGGATGGCTTGACTATGGGTCAATTACCGATGAACTCGCCCGTTATCAGAGTGATCTACACAGGGGGACAAACTAAGATGCTGGACATCAAACACTGCAAGACTGCCGATGAGGTCGTTCTCTGCGTGCTGAAGAAACTACAGCTCCCGGAACACCAATACCGCAATTACTGCTTCTACGTGATGGACGGCCTGGAGCCAAATGCTGCCAACTGTAGAAGACTGACAGACCAGGAGCTCATGGAGGTGTGTGAGAGTACTCACCGGTCCGAGCGGGGTCGCCTTATTCTTCGCAAAATCCACGCTGGGGAACCCGATCCCGATGAGCTTCGTCGTGCTTCTCAGCTGGCGGTAGATGAAAGTCAATTAGCGCATATGAATGCTCTGAGCAGTTCAAATGTTCGCAACCAGCTCAAGATCCAGCAGCTGACTGGCGAGCCCTGGCATAATATCAGACAGCCCATGTCACCCGTTTCTTCCCGACACAACCAGACACCTAGTGAACACGATATGCGACCACCCATGAATGTGGAGCGTCAGGTGGGCAAGTTGCGGTCCTTCTTCGGTGCCCGTCCTCCAAGCGAGATGATCATCCATGAGATCACGTCCTATTTCCCTAGTCACCAGCGGGAGGAAATCGAAAAGACCATGCGCATGTCTGTTCGCCGATCTCAGCGCCTGAGCCGGGCCGCCAGCCGGTTGAGTGTCGTCAGTAATACAAGCTATGCGTCTAGCCTGAGAGATGCGCCCCCGATCCCCAGTATTGCAGATACCTGGCTTAATGCCGGGCCACAGACTGCTCGCGGCCAGCGGCCACTCTCTGTTTCCAAGTTCAACCTTCCTTCCGCTACGTACAGAGATTCGATTGCTTCCAGCTCCCTTCAGCCTCTTCAGGAAGAATCGCCCATCGAGCCCAATCGCAAATCATATGTTTCTTTCGACAGTGGCTCGGATGACCCCACAACGTCGCGCCAGAGCCTTGTGGATGAGAACGCAAGTGTTGCTGCAACGGATGGAGGCTCACTCAATGAACGCTTGAGCATCCTCGTagcagaagatggagaagaggaagatgatggtctcAATGACTTCTTGGCTGGAAACAACTTTGCTCCCAAGAACTGGATGAAGGGATCCCTGATCGGTGAAGGTTCCTTCGGAAGTGTCTTCCTCGCCCTTCATGCCATTACCGGAGAGCTCATGGCTGTGAAACAAGTTGAGATCCCGTCCGCAACCAAGGGCACTGAATTCGACAAGCGGAAGAATAGCATGGTTACCGCCCTCAAGCACGAGATTGAACTTTTGCAAGGGTTCCATCACCCGAACATTGTCCAGTACCTGGGCACTGCTGCTGACGACCAGTACTTGAACATTTTCTTGGAGTACGTTCCAGGAGGGTCCATTGCTACCATGCTTAAGCAGTATAATACGTTCCAAGAGCCTCTGATTAAGAACTTCGTGAGGCAAATCCTTGCCGGTCTCTCTTATCTCCACAGCCGTGATATCATCCATCGTGATATCAAGGGTGCCAACATTCTTGTTGATAATAAGGGCGGCATCAAGATCTCCGATTTCGGTATCTCTAAACGGGTAGAAGCCTCTACTCTCCTCGGTGCCCGGGCAAGTGGCGGAGGTGGCCACGCACACCGAGTCTCCATGCAGGGTAGCGTGTACTGGATGGCACCTGAAGTGGTCCAACAGACGATCCACACCAAGAAGGCTGACATTTGGAGTCTGGGCTGTCTGGTGGTCGAAATGTTCACCGGCGCacatcccttcccctcctgcAGTCAACTCCAAGCCATCTACGCCATTGGCAAAGAGAAAGCCAGACCTCCCGCTCCCGAACACGCGAGCGACGAAGCCGTAGCATTCTTGGACATGACCTTCCAAGTTGATTACGAAAAGAGACCTAGTGCCGACGAACTTCTCAAGTGCCAATTCCTGGCCAGTCCTCTTGCATGA
- a CDS encoding mitochondrial 54S ribosomal protein uL5m (BUSCO:EOG09264K2W;~COG:J;~EggNog:ENOG410PIM5;~InterPro:IPR002132,IPR031309,IPR022803;~PFAM:PF00673;~go_component: GO:0005840 - ribosome [Evidence IEA];~go_function: GO:0003735 - structural constituent of ribosome [Evidence IEA];~go_process: GO:0006412 - translation [Evidence IEA]): MAASEPSRYLARSLPRAFAPSSRAPAFCWRRNASDQASTRSPSAAINDLESTTLSTPLSEDTVKSFNPLERARARKTQLPRSRYQFRSPKYDRGPLHPHRPPPPSDPSSRLFVPGPFSLPRVAQTWQSTVAPDLLTLLYVHNPPGFKPPPKAPRLRSWDDSSPYHKNRSLRGPRGGDVLRLLRKPITFNNIPKIERITLHSYVKQAAQYDSSWLHVAGMALQAVTNVKVETFKSKTSVAQWHIAPGRDTVAAKAELRGENMLHFFGKLVDVVMPRLKDWQGVKGSSGDSSGNITFGLEPEEMALFPEIEVNYDMYPPKMIPGCHITIHTSANTDKDARLLLSAMGVPFYGKLVN, translated from the exons ATGGCTGCCAGTGAACCCTCCAGATACCTGGCAAGGTCATTGCCACGGGCCTTTGCGCCCTCTTCGCGCGCTCCGGCCTTCTGCTGGCGTCGCAATGCCTCCGATCAAGCGTCGACGAGATCTCCGTCCGCCGCTATCAATGACCTGGAGTCGACCACTCTATCCACCCCTCTGTCGGAGGACACGGTGAAGTCCTTCAATCCTCTCGAAAGAGCCAGAGCACGCAAGACGCAACTACCTCGGAGTCG TTATCAATTCCGCTCGCCCAAATACGACCGTggtcctcttcaccctcaccGGCCCCCTCCGCCCTCTGATCCCTCCTCTCGACTCTTCGTCCCCGGccccttctcccttccccgtGTCGCACAGACCTGGCAATCCACCGTCGCACCggacctcctcaccctcctctaCGTCCACAACCCCCCGGGATTCAAGCCTCCGCCGAAGGCTCCCCGTCTCCGTTCATGGGATGACAGCTCCCCGTACCACAAGAACCGATCTCTTCGTGGCCCTCGTGGCGGTGAcgttctccgcctcctccgcaaACCGATCAccttcaacaacatccccaagATCGAGCGCATCACTCTCCACAGTTACGTCAAGCAGGCTGCCCAGTACGACTCGTCATGGTTGCACGTCGCCGGTATGGCCCTGCAGGCCGTGACCAACGTCAAGGTCGAGACCTTCAAGTCCAAGACCAGCGTTGCCCAGTGGCACATCGCCCCCGGTCGTGATACCGTTGCCGCCAAGGCCGAGCTGCGCGGTGAGAACATGCTGCATTTCTTCGGAAAGTTGGTCGATGTTGTCATGCCCAGACTCAAGGATTGGCAGGGTGTGAAGGGTAGCAGTGGTGACAGCAGTGGTAACATCACTTTCGGTCTTGAGCCTGAGGAGATGGCTCTGTTCCCGGAGATTGAGGTGAACTATGATAT GTACCCTCCCAAAATGATCCCCGGTTGCCACATCACCATCCACACCAGCGCCAACACCGACAAGGACGCCCGTCTCCTGCTCAGCGCCATGGGTGTTCCCTTCTACGGCAAGCTTGTcaactga
- a CDS encoding ubiquitin C-terminal hydrolase family protein (COG:O;~EggNog:ENOG410PGUJ;~InterPro:IPR028889,IPR038765,IPR001394;~MEROPS:MER0004663;~PFAM:PF00443,PF13423;~go_function: GO:0004843 - thiol-dependent ubiquitin-specific protease activity [Evidence IEA];~go_process: GO:0016579 - protein deubiquitination [Evidence IEA]) — protein MSGIHRFLTRREKKTAKEEASNLLSRPHFRGFFSSDKLPTGDSNEDQKKIKVLEQRVAQLGITGLRPEHISYALQSEHAKGDVDKAFEMLMILEDAIEGIIRGYTPTTKLLGAVNREGVTCYLDALLFAMFARLDCFEAILYKSFNDEPRRKLSVLLRLWVNMLRSGRLITTDLTKHLQDALAECGWEDAAKLRQQDTSEAFTFITEKLELPLLTLKMDIYHTGKEDVTGDHKFVNERLLEVAIPEPADGETVTLEDCLESYFNNRIEVKRHLERRYTVGSTKSMDSIAKGCTTHVETIEVGSPLSPASSQSHSPLDDVTPVASLTEVVDSAPPPYRRSSIVQERFIPGDENAQGGTISSQRRGSYRKEVMMPAWQFFSLIPWYTDNTPTNDAQVAAHFSSKRPILGMCLKRYSMTPTGKAVRLNTFIDIPTEIGLPHFIQDDSMEEEGPIYGNFKLSLQAMVCHRGTSVDSGHYISIVRGTSAGAPPASSHGSDQEAGPSDASRYWMRFDDLAKERVTLVDIEQALKHESPYLLFYQILPINEDAAAANLFDKPPSSELSTDSRDMENASMAQKPQNLSVDDISGARAEGYASGRPSFEITGPDGADPAPMDHNSRKQSVAFSEVFDPTSMLSYAPTSPRLTPRDDDGRASFSFSRRSSRQTRSNPGSRAGSQASESRISTTFSRFTGRRSREKFTNDGVSEGEMDELTENELGPTEKFSPPSGERKDKSPRRTRDSERVRDKLKDKSREKIGRKLDRECVVM, from the exons ATGAGTGGCATCCACAGGTTTCTCACTAGACGTGAGAAGAAAACTGCCAAAGAAGAG GCATCGAACCTCCTTTCGCGCCCCCATTTTCGTGGGTTTTTCTCATCCGATAAACTTCCTACCGGGGATAGCAATGAAGATCAAAAGAAG ATCAAGGTCTTAGAGCAACGTGTCGCACAGCTCGGTATTACTGGCTTACGGCCCGAACATATCAGTTATGCACTGCAGTCGGAGCACGCCAAGGGGGATGTAGACAAGGCATTTGAGATGCTCATGATTCTTGAGGATGCGATCGAGGGGATCATAAGAGGGTATACGCCAACCACGAAGCTTCTTGGGGCGGTTAATCGTGAAGGCGTCACTTGCTACCTAGATGCACTACTCTTTGCCATGTTCGCTCGATTGGATTGCTTCGAAGCAATTCTCTACAAGTCTTTCAATGATGAGCCCCGCCGGAAATTGTCGGTACTGTTGCGACTCTGGGTCAACATGCTGCGGTCGGGGAGGCTGATTACAACGGACCTT ACCAAGCATTTACAGGACGCTCTTGCTGAATGCGGCTGGGAAGATGCGGCCAAGCTTCGCCAACAGGATACGTCCGAAGCGTTCACTTTCATCACGGAAAAGTTGGAATTACCGCTTCTCACGCTCAAGATGGACATCTACCATACCGGAAAAGAGGATGTAACAGGCGATCATAAGTTTGTCAACGAGAGGCTTCTGGAGGTTGCGATACCTGAGCCAGCTGATGGCGAGACCGTTACACTGGAAGACTGCTTGGAGtcatattttaataataggaTTGAGGTCAAGCGGCATCTGGAGCGGCGCTACACTGTGGGCTCAACCAAATCAATGGACTCGATAGCCAAAGGCTGTACGACACATGTCGAGACTATTGAGGTTGGTTCACCCTTGTCGCCAGCTTCGAGCCAGTCACATTCTCCGCTGGACGATGTCACACCAGTGGCGTCGCTGACGGAAGTGGTCGACTCGGCTCCCCCTCCATACCGACGGAGCAGCATCGTTCAGGAGCGATTTATTCCCGGCGATGAAAATGCTCAGGGCGGTACCATCAGCTCTCAAAGGAGGGGCTCCTACAGGAAGGAGGTCATGATGCCGGCGTGGCAGTTTTTCAGTCTCATAC CATGGTATACGGACAACACCCCGACAAATGACGCCCAAGTCGCCGCGCACTTTTCTTCGAAGCGACCAATCCTTGGCATGTGTCTCAAACGCTATTCAATGACACCCACTGGAAAGGCAGTACGCCTCAATACATTCATAGACATTCCGACCGAGATAGGGTTGCCCCATTTCATCCAGGATGACAgtatggaagaagaaggccccATCTACGGAAACTTCAAGTTGTCTCTGCAAGCCATGGTCTGCCATCGAGGCACCTCAGTCGATTCGGGGCACTATATATCGATTGTCAGGGGTACCAGTGCTGGTGCGCCTCCAGCCAGTTCTCATGGTTCGGACCAAGAGGCAGGCCCTTCTGATGCCTCCAGATACTGGATGCGGTTTGATGACCTGGCGAAAGAGCGAGTAACACTAGTCGACATCGAACAGGCCTTGAAACACGAGTCGCCGTACCTCTTGTTCTACCAGATCTTACCTATCAATGAGGATGCTGCGGCAGCCAATCTGTTCGATAAACCGCCTTCTTCTGAGCTATCGACGGACTCTCGAGATATGGAGAACGCCAGCATGGCGCAGAAGCCACAAAATCTGTCTGTGGATGATATCAGTGGTGCTCGCGCGGAGGGATACGCTTCAGGTCGGCCTAGTTTCGAAATCACTGGCCCCGATGGCGCAGACCCTGCCCCTATGGATCACAATAGCAGAAAGCAGAGTGTGGCATTCTCTGAAGTTTTTGATCCGACCTCTATGCTGTCATATGCGCCGACTTCGCCGCGACTTACCccaagagatgatgatggcagggCCTCGTTCTCATTTTCTCGGCGCAGTTCGAGGCAAACAAGGAGCAACCCAGGCAGTCGTGCAGGGAGCCAGGCTAGCGAGAGCAGAATCAGCACAACCTTCTCACGGTTCACTGGGCGACGCAGTCGAGAGAAGTTCACCAACGATGGAGTCTCTGAAGGCGAAATGGATGAGTTGACGGAGAACGAACTGGGACCGACGGAGAAATTCAGTCCTCCTAGCGGTGAGCGCAAGGACAAGAGCCCCCGACGGACGAGGGACTCCGAGCGAGTCAGAGACAAGCTGAAGGACAAGTCTCGGGAGAAGATTGGACGGAAGCTCGACCGGGAGTGCGTTGTGATGTGA
- a CDS encoding vacuolar protein sorting protein DigA (BUSCO:EOG09260HS3;~COG:U;~EggNog:ENOG410PHIT;~InterPro:IPR007810,IPR011990,IPR000547;~PFAM:PF05131;~go_function: GO:0005515 - protein binding [Evidence IEA];~go_process: GO:0006886 - intracellular protein transport [Evidence IEA];~go_process: GO:0016192 - vesicle-mediated transport [Evidence IEA]), which translates to MALETSSGYVAPSNLTEPADAGLSMFDVRHVQLQFPLAADFVAAQVANNVLILALSTGRILRIDLDTPEDIDDIDLPKKSSEIGVIRRMFLDPSASHLIITTTLGENYYLHTQSRQPKPLSRLKGVPIESVAWNPSLPTASTREILLGTTDGQIWEAYIEPSTEFYRREERYAQAIYKTPEGSPVTGIWAEIIPTKPEFRRVLIATHGKLLCFTGRTGRYGREGGSLVYADLFQREAPVRHETQNPSSAAPSALAISPIVPEGQSATGQPENEFAWLSSQGIYHGQLPYAPQKLPQPFESSTMLPRSLFPASESARGGKKLIQDPITAMTLSQWHILALVEGRVVAVNRMNDEIVYDEAVLEPGQSALGLLTDAMQHTYWLFTSQEIFEIAVEDEDRDVWKVFLQKKMFDEALQYARTTAQKDAVSTASGDFLASKGRYLEAAKVWGKSSKGFEEVCLTLINRGEHDALRKYLLGQLSTYKKSSSMQRIMVASWLVEVFMTKLNSLDDNIATKAELAEGTSTEEVKDELGSVRAEFQEFVTKYRSDLDKKTAYDLISSHGREEELLFFATAVNDHNYVLSYWIQREKWSEALNVLQRQSEPDVFYKYSSVLMTHAAAGLVDILMRQTNLEPEKLIPALLNYNKTVNVPLGQNQAVRYLNFIIVNHPKPSVAVHNTLISIHASSPSSSEAGLLTYLQSQSSSPPPYDADFALRLCIQHQRVQSCVHIYSAMGQYLQAVELALQHEDIELAAIVADRPEGNDKLRKKLWLLVAEKKIRQPGTGIKDAIEFLRRCELLRIEDLIPFFPDFVVIDDFKDEICSALEDYSRHIDALRQEMDNSAHTARQIRTEIAALDTRYAIVEPGEKCWLCSLPVLSRQFFVFPCQHAFHSDCLGKEVLDGAGGKKKYIRDLQAQLNKGTLGAARREEIVRELDGLIAEACVLCGDHAIKQIDKPFVADLNGPDDWAL; encoded by the exons ATGGCGCTGGAGACGTCCAGCGGTTATGTTGCTCCCAGCAACCTCACCGAGCCTGCGGACGCCGGTTTGTCCATGTTCGATGTCCGACATGTGCAGTTGCAGTTTCCACTGGCTGCAGACTTTGTCGCAGCGCAGGTCGCTAATAATGTTTTGATTCTGGCTTTGTCGACGGGGCGCATCCTCCGAATAGATCTTGATACCCCGGAGGACATTGATG ATATCGACCTCCCCAAAAAGTCATCGGAGATAGGCGTTATACGTCGCATGTTTCTGGACCCTTCCGCGTCCCATCtgatcatcaccactaccCTTGGCGAGAACTACTACCTCCATACCCAATCCCGACAGCCTAAGCCACTGTCGCGACTGAAAGGTGTTCCGATAGAAAGTGTCGCATGGAATCCCTCTTTACCTACGGCCTCGACAAGAGAGATACTGTTGGGCACGACGGACGGCCAGATATGGGAGGCTTACATTGAACCATCTACCGAATTCTACCGCCGTGAGGAGAGATATGCGCAGGCCATCTACAAGACACCGGAAGGATCGCCTGTCACAGGAATTTGGGCGGAGATAATACCTACGAAGCCCGAGTTCAGACGGGTGCTAATAGCGACCCATGGCAAGCTGCTGTGTTTTACAGGACGTACGGGAAGGTACGGGAGAGAAGGTGGAAGTCTCGTCTACGCTGATCTATTCCAACGCGAGGCGCCTGTACGCCATGAGACTCAGAATCCTTCTAGCGCGGCACCATCAGCACTGGCTATCTCGCCTATTGTTCCAGAAGGCCAGAGTGCGACTGGCCAGCCGGAGAATGAGTTCGCATGGCTCAGTTCGCAGGGTATCTATCATGGGCAACTTCCATATGCGCCGCAGAAACTCCCTCAGCCATTTGAAAGCTCAACCATGCTGCCGCGGTCGTTGTTCCCGGCCAGTGAATCTGCGCGCGGAGGCAAGAAGCTTATACAAGATCCAATAACTGCCATGACGTTGTCCCAGTGGCACATTCTAGCCCTTGTTGAAGGCAGAGTTGTTGCTGTGAACCGTATGAATGATGAGATTGTCTACGATGAAGCAGTTTTGGAACCGGGACAGAGTGCTTTGGGCCTCTTGACGGATGCGATGCAGCACACCTACTGGCTGTTTACCAGCCAGGAAATCTTCGAAATCGCagtcgaggacgaggataGAGACGTTTGGAAGGTATTCctacagaagaagatgttTGACGAAGCTTTGCAGTATGCCCGTACTACAGCGCAAAAGGATGCTGTTTCCACCGCCTCAGGAGACTTCCTCGCCAGTAAGGGCCGTTATCTGGAGGCGGCCAAGGTCTGGGGCAAGAGCAGCAAAGGCTTCGAAGAGGTCTGTCTGACTCTGATCAACCGGGGCGAGCATGATGCGCTGCGGAAGTACCTTCTCGGCCAGCTATCTACGTATAAGAAGTCTTCGTCTATGCAACGGATCATGGTTGCCAGCTGGCTTGTCGAAGTGTTCATGACAAAGTTGAACTCGCTTGATGATAACATCGCCACCAAAGCAGAACTGGCGGAGGGAACGAGCACGGAAGAAGTCAAGGACGAACTTGGCAGTGTCCGAGCTGAGTTCCAAGAGTTCGTCACCAAATATCGGTCCGACTTGGACAAGAAGACTGCGTATGATCTCATCAGTAGCCACGGACGAGAGGAGGAgttgcttttctttgccaCGGCGGTCAATGACCACAACTATGTGCTGTCCTACTGGATTCAGAGGGAGAAGTGGTCGGAGGCGCTCAATGTTCTGCAACGACAGAGTGAACCCGATGTGTTTTACAAGTATAGCAGTGTTCTCATGAcgcatgctgctgctggactAGTCGACATCTTGATGCGGCAGACCAACCTTGAGCCGGAGAAGCTGATTCCTGCATTGTTGAACTACAACAAAACGGTAAACGTTCCCCTGGGACAGAACCAGGCGGTGCGATACCTGAACTTCATCATTGTCAACCATCCGAAGCCATCCGTGGCGGTCCACAACACCCTGATCTCTATCCACGCCTCGAGTCCCTCGTCCTCGGAAGCCGGACTCCTCACCTACCTGCAGTCACAGTCGTCATCTCCGCCACCGTACGATGCAGACTTTGCTCTGCGTCTTTGTATCCAACACCAGCGCGTGCAATCGTGCGTCCACATTTACAGCGCCATGGGACAGTATCTCCAGGCGGTGGAGCTGGCTCTGCAGCATGAAGATATCGAACTGGCAGCGATTGTGGCAGACCGACCGGAGGGCAACGACAAGCTCCGGAAGAAGCTCTGGCTTCTTGtagcagagaagaagatccgccAGCCTGGGACGGGCATCAAGGACGCGATCGAGTTCCTTCGCCGATGTGAACTGCTCCGCATTGAGGATCTGATCCCGTTCTTCCCAGACTTTGTCGTCATTGACGACTTTAAGGACGAGATCTGCAGTGCGCTCGAGGATTACTCGCGGCATATCGATGCATTGCGACAAGAAATGGATAACTCGGCACACACAGCGCGTCAGATCCGGACGGAGATTGCAGCGCTGGACACGCGATATGCAATTGTCGAACCCGGAGAGAAGTGCTGGCTCTGCTCCTTGCCCGTGCTCAGCCGGCAATTTTTCGTCTTCCCGTGCCAGCATGCCTTCCACAGCGACTGCCTAGGCAAGGAGGTCCTCGACGGGGCCggtggcaagaagaaatatatcCGCGACCTACAAGCGCAGCTAAACAAGGGGACATTGGGAGCGGCGCGACGAGAAGAAATTGTGCGGGAACTGGACGGGCTGATTGCAGAGGCCTG CGTCCTCTGCGGCGATCATGCCATCAAGCAGATCGACAAGCCATTTGTTGCGGACTTGAACGGGCCCGATGACTGGGCATTGTAG